From Aristaeella lactis, the proteins below share one genomic window:
- a CDS encoding SpaA isopeptide-forming pilin-related protein, with protein sequence MDETGKVTVVGARTVDENGKTVILVEDAKTHVEVKKTDIANGKEVAGAKLVVLDKDDKEFDSWTSTENGNHIIEGLKTGEENVYTLRETVAPEGYTVVTDIKFWVDETGKVTVVGARTVDENGKTVILVEDAKTHVEVKKTDIANGKEVEGAKLVVLDKDDKEFDSWTSTENGNHIIEGLKTGEENVYTLRETVAPEGYTVVTDIKFWVDETGKVTVVGARTVDENGKTVILVEDAKTHVEVKKTDIANGKEVEGAKLVVLDKDDKEFDSWTSTENGNHIIEGLKTGEENVYTLRETVAPEGYTVVTDIKFWVDETGKVTVVGAKTVDENGKTVILVEDAKTHVEVKKTDIANGKEVAGAKLVVLDKDDKEFDSWTSTENGNHIIEGLKTGEENVYTLRETVAPEGYTVVTDIKFWVDETGKVTVVGARTVDENGKTVILVEDAKTHVEVKKTDIANGKEVEGAKLVVLDKDDKEFDSWTSTENGNHIIEGLKTGEENVYTLRETVAPEGYTVVTDIKFWVDETGKVTVVGARTVDENGKTVILVEDAKTHVEVKKTDIANGKEVAGAKLVVLDKDDKEFDSWTSTENGNHIIEGLKTGEENVYTLRETVAPEGYTVVTDIKFWVDETGKVTVVGARTVDENGKTVILVEDAKTHVEVKKTDIANGKEVEGAKLVVLDKDDKEFDSWTSTENGNHIIEGLKTGEENVYTLRETVAPEGYTVVTDIKFWVDETGKVTVVGARTVDENGKTVILVEDAKTHVEVKKTDIANGKEVEGAKLVVLDKDDKEFDSWTSTENGNHIIEGLKTGEENVYTLRETVAPEGYTVVTDIKFWVDETGKVTVVGAKTVDENGKTVILVEDAKTHVEVKKTDIANGKEVAGAKLVVLDKDDKEFDSWTSTENGNHIIEGLKTGEENVYTLRETVAPEGYTVVTDIKFWVDETGKVTVVGARTVDENGKTVILVEDAKTHVEVKKTDIANGKEVERREAGRSGQGRQGIRFLDQHRERQPHHRRPEDRRRKRIHTA encoded by the coding sequence GTGGACGAAACCGGTAAGGTAACGGTTGTTGGCGCGAGGACCGTGGACGAGAACGGCAAGACCGTGATCCTGGTTGAAGACGCCAAGACCCACGTGGAAGTGAAGAAGACTGATATTGCCAATGGCAAGGAAGTCGCGGGCGCGAAGCTGGTTGTTCTGGACAAGGACGACAAGGAATTCGATTCCTGGACCAGCACAGAGAACGGCAACCACATCATCGAAGGCCTGAAGACAGGCGAAGAAAACGTATACACACTGCGTGAGACCGTGGCACCGGAAGGCTACACCGTAGTAACCGATATCAAGTTCTGGGTGGACGAAACCGGTAAGGTAACGGTTGTTGGCGCGAGGACCGTGGACGAGAACGGCAAGACCGTGATCCTGGTTGAAGACGCCAAGACTCACGTGGAAGTGAAGAAGACTGACATTGCCAATGGCAAGGAAGTCGAAGGCGCGAAGCTGGTCGTTCTGGACAAGGACGACAAGGAATTCGATTCCTGGACCAGCACAGAGAACGGCAACCACATCATCGAAGGCCTGAAGACAGGCGAAGAAAACGTATACACACTGCGTGAGACCGTGGCACCGGAAGGCTACACCGTAGTAACCGATATCAAGTTCTGGGTGGACGAAACCGGTAAGGTAACGGTTGTTGGCGCGAGGACCGTGGACGAGAACGGCAAGACCGTGATCCTGGTTGAAGACGCCAAGACTCACGTGGAAGTGAAGAAGACTGACATTGCCAATGGCAAGGAAGTCGAAGGCGCGAAGCTGGTCGTTCTGGACAAGGACGACAAGGAATTCGATTCCTGGACCAGCACAGAGAACGGCAACCACATCATCGAAGGCCTGAAGACAGGCGAAGAAAACGTATACACACTGCGTGAGACCGTGGCACCGGAAGGCTACACCGTAGTAACCGACATCAAGTTCTGGGTGGACGAGACCGGTAAGGTAACGGTTGTTGGCGCGAAGACCGTGGACGAGAACGGCAAGACCGTGATCCTGGTTGAAGACGCCAAGACCCACGTGGAAGTGAAGAAGACTGATATTGCCAATGGCAAGGAAGTCGCGGGCGCGAAGCTGGTTGTTCTGGACAAGGACGACAAGGAATTCGATTCCTGGACCAGCACAGAGAACGGCAACCACATCATCGAAGGCCTGAAGACAGGCGAAGAAAACGTATACACACTGCGTGAGACCGTGGCACCGGAAGGCTACACCGTAGTAACCGACATCAAGTTCTGGGTGGACGAGACCGGTAAGGTAACGGTTGTTGGCGCGAGGACCGTGGACGAGAACGGCAAGACCGTGATCCTGGTTGAAGACGCCAAGACCCACGTAGAAGTGAAGAAGACTGACATTGCCAATGGCAAGGAAGTCGAAGGCGCGAAGCTGGTCGTTCTGGACAAGGACGACAAGGAATTCGATTCCTGGACCAGCACAGAGAACGGCAACCACATCATCGAAGGCCTGAAGACAGGCGAAGAAAACGTATACACACTGCGTGAGACCGTGGCACCGGAAGGCTACACCGTAGTAACCGACATCAAGTTCTGGGTGGACGAAACCGGTAAGGTAACGGTTGTTGGCGCGAGGACCGTGGACGAGAACGGCAAGACCGTGATCCTGGTTGAAGACGCCAAGACCCACGTGGAAGTGAAGAAGACTGATATTGCCAATGGCAAGGAAGTCGCGGGCGCGAAGCTGGTTGTTCTGGACAAGGACGACAAGGAATTCGATTCCTGGACCAGCACAGAGAACGGCAACCACATCATCGAAGGCCTGAAGACAGGCGAAGAAAACGTATACACACTGCGTGAGACCGTGGCACCGGAAGGCTACACCGTAGTAACCGATATCAAGTTCTGGGTGGACGAAACCGGTAAGGTAACGGTTGTTGGCGCGAGGACCGTGGACGAGAACGGCAAGACCGTGATCCTGGTTGAAGACGCCAAGACTCACGTGGAAGTGAAGAAGACTGACATTGCCAATGGCAAGGAAGTCGAAGGCGCGAAGCTGGTCGTTCTGGACAAGGACGACAAGGAATTCGATTCCTGGACCAGCACAGAGAACGGCAACCACATCATCGAAGGCCTGAAGACAGGCGAAGAAAACGTATACACACTGCGTGAGACCGTGGCACCGGAAGGCTACACCGTAGTAACCGATATCAAGTTCTGGGTGGACGAAACCGGTAAGGTAACGGTTGTTGGCGCGAGGACCGTGGACGAGAACGGCAAGACCGTGATCCTGGTTGAAGACGCCAAGACTCACGTGGAAGTGAAGAAGACTGACATTGCCAATGGCAAGGAAGTCGAAGGCGCGAAGCTGGTCGTTCTGGACAAGGACGACAAGGAATTCGATTCCTGGACCAGCACAGAGAACGGCAACCACATCATCGAAGGCCTGAAGACAGGCGAAGAAAACGTATACACACTGCGTGAGACCGTGGCACCGGAAGGCTACACCGTAGTAACCGACATCAAGTTCTGGGTGGACGAGACCGGTAAGGTAACGGTTGTTGGCGCGAAGACCGTGGACGAGAACGGCAAGACCGTGATCCTGGTTGAAGACGCCAAGACCCACGTGGAAGTGAAGAAGACTGATATTGCCAATGGCAAGGAAGTCGCGGGCGCGAAGCTGGTTGTTCTGGACAAGGACGACAAGGAATTCGATTCCTGGACCAGCACAGAGAACGGCAACCACATCATCGAAGGCCTGAAGACAGGCGAAGAAAACGTATACACACTGCGTGAGACCGTGGCACCGGAAGGCTACACCGTAGTAACCGACATCAAGTTCTGGGTGGACGAGACCGGTAAGGTAACGGTTGTTGGCGCGAGGACCGTGGACGAGAACGGCAAGACCGTGATCCTGGTTGAAGACGCCAAGACCCACGTAGAAGTGAAGAAGACTGACATTGCCAATGGCAAGGAAGTCGAAAGGCGCGAAGCTGGTCGTTCTGGACAAGGACGACAAGGAATTCGATTCCTGGACCAGCACAGAGAACGGCAACCACATCATCGAAGGCCTGAAGACAGGCGAAGAAAACGTATACACACTGCGTGA